One Sphingomonas sabuli genomic region harbors:
- a CDS encoding type II secretion system F family protein — MATGPTLLGFDVIWIATLLSAVATFSVMMAIYAATTVKDPMARRVRALNERREQLKAGIVASTNKRKKLTNRNEAADRVRTILSKFKMLQDDQLKKTQNRLMQAGIRNKDLAFFIIFARFVLPVVLGIGAIVMIYWVDFWPEWGGFRRYMTVAGVLVGSYKSPDVWLKNKVTKRSHAIRKGLPDALDLLVICAEAGLTVDAAFGRVSRELGKAYPELGDEFGLTAIELGFLNERRQAFENLATRVDLEAVRGVVTTMIQTEKYGTPLASALRVLSAEFRNERMMRAEEKAARLPAIMTVPLILFILPTLFVVILGPAACSISDNLLNR, encoded by the coding sequence ATGGCCACCGGCCCCACCCTTCTCGGCTTCGATGTCATCTGGATCGCGACGCTCCTGAGCGCCGTGGCGACCTTTTCCGTGATGATGGCGATCTATGCCGCCACCACGGTCAAGGACCCGATGGCGCGCCGCGTCCGTGCGCTCAACGAGCGGCGCGAGCAGCTCAAGGCCGGCATCGTCGCGTCGACCAACAAGCGCAAGAAACTGACCAACCGCAATGAAGCGGCAGACCGCGTGCGGACCATCCTGAGCAAGTTCAAGATGCTTCAGGACGACCAGTTGAAGAAGACCCAAAACCGGCTGATGCAGGCCGGTATCCGCAACAAGGACCTGGCTTTCTTCATCATTTTCGCCCGTTTCGTCCTGCCGGTCGTGCTGGGCATCGGCGCGATCGTCATGATCTACTGGGTCGACTTCTGGCCCGAATGGGGCGGTTTCCGCCGTTACATGACCGTCGCCGGCGTGCTGGTCGGCAGCTACAAGTCGCCCGACGTGTGGCTGAAGAACAAGGTCACCAAGCGCAGCCACGCGATCCGCAAGGGCCTGCCGGATGCGCTCGACCTGTTGGTCATCTGCGCCGAGGCCGGCCTGACCGTCGACGCCGCCTTCGGCCGCGTCAGCCGCGAACTGGGCAAGGCCTATCCGGAGCTGGGCGACGAATTCGGCCTGACCGCGATCGAGCTGGGCTTCCTCAACGAGCGCCGCCAGGCATTCGAGAATCTCGCCACCCGAGTCGACCTCGAAGCGGTGCGCGGCGTCGTCACGACCATGATCCAGACCGAGAAATACGGTACGCCGCTGGCTTCGGCCCTGCGCGTCCTGTCCGCCGAGTTCCGCAACGAGCGGATGATGCGGGCGGAGGAGAAGGCTGCCCGCCTGCCGGCGATCATGACCGTGCCGCTGATCCTGTTCATCCTGCCGACCCTGTTCGTGGTCATCCTTGGCCCCGCGGCCTGCTCGATCAGCGACAACCTGCTCAACCGCTAG
- a CDS encoding glycine--tRNA ligase subunit alpha: MRQSAAEQDGARILPLSFQDLILTLHRYWGAQGCVLVQPYDLEMGAGTFHPATVLRALGPDPWKAAFVQPCRRPTDGRYGENPNRLGHYYQYQVILKPSPADLQDLYLGSLAEIGIDPLKHDIRFVEDDWESPTLGAWGLGWEVWCDGMEVTQFTYFQQVGGFDCKPVAGELTYGLERLAMYIQGKDNVFDLDFNGQGVTYGDVFLENEKQLSAWNFETANTDILFDQFRKATAECENALGANLPIPAYEQAIKASHIFNTLQARGVISVAERQAYIGRVRDLAKGACAAWMNKNGWAA; this comes from the coding sequence ATGCGCCAAAGCGCCGCTGAACAGGACGGGGCCCGCATCTTGCCGCTGAGTTTTCAGGACCTGATTTTGACGCTGCACCGCTATTGGGGCGCGCAAGGCTGTGTGCTGGTGCAGCCCTACGACCTCGAAATGGGGGCGGGGACGTTCCACCCCGCGACCGTGTTGCGCGCGCTTGGCCCCGACCCTTGGAAGGCGGCGTTCGTCCAGCCGTGCCGCCGCCCGACCGACGGTCGCTACGGCGAAAACCCCAACCGGCTCGGCCATTATTACCAGTATCAGGTGATCCTGAAGCCCAGCCCGGCGGACCTGCAGGACCTTTACCTCGGCAGCCTCGCCGAAATCGGCATCGACCCGCTCAAACATGACATCCGCTTCGTCGAGGACGATTGGGAATCGCCCACGCTCGGGGCCTGGGGCCTGGGTTGGGAAGTGTGGTGCGACGGGATGGAGGTGACGCAATTCACCTATTTCCAGCAGGTCGGCGGCTTCGATTGCAAGCCGGTGGCGGGCGAACTGACCTACGGCCTCGAACGGCTCGCCATGTATATCCAGGGCAAGGACAACGTCTTCGACCTCGACTTCAACGGGCAGGGCGTGACCTACGGCGACGTCTTCCTCGAAAACGAAAAGCAATTGTCCGCCTGGAATTTCGAAACGGCCAACACCGACATCCTGTTCGACCAGTTCAGGAAGGCGACGGCGGAATGCGAAAACGCGCTGGGCGCGAACCTGCCGATCCCGGCCTATGAACAGGCGATCAAGGCCAGCCACATTTTCAACACGCTGCAGGCGCGCGGCGTGATCTCCGTCGCCGAACGCCAGGCCTACATCGGCCGCGTCCGCGACCTCGCCAAGGGCGCCTGCGCCGCATGGATGAACAAGAACGGATGGGCGGCGTGA
- a CDS encoding CpaD family pilus assembly protein: MMRTKLLAVLLASTLAGCATTPAASPDRGVASVNVPVLNRSNYTIDLAALGGVLSPGDVSRLDAWFQSLDLGYGDSIYVDGLSAPAAASQVAELAGRYGMMVLPAAPVTAGLVPSGNVRVVVSRNRAEVAGCPNWSVPSQPNFANRSMSNFGCGVNSNLAMQVANPEDLVHGREGSASVDAIAGAKAIAMYRGWPLTGVIDGQTRRPLTTVEQSTKGN; the protein is encoded by the coding sequence ATGATGCGCACGAAACTGCTTGCCGTTCTGCTCGCCTCCACGCTGGCGGGCTGCGCCACCACCCCGGCGGCTTCGCCGGACCGCGGCGTCGCTTCGGTCAACGTGCCGGTGCTCAACCGGTCGAACTACACGATCGACCTCGCGGCCCTGGGCGGCGTGCTGTCGCCGGGCGACGTATCCCGGCTTGATGCGTGGTTCCAGAGCCTCGACCTCGGATACGGCGATTCGATCTACGTCGACGGCCTGTCGGCGCCGGCCGCCGCCTCGCAGGTCGCGGAACTGGCCGGTCGCTACGGCATGATGGTCCTTCCGGCGGCGCCGGTGACCGCCGGGCTGGTCCCGTCGGGCAATGTCCGCGTGGTCGTCAGCCGCAATCGCGCCGAAGTCGCGGGATGCCCCAACTGGAGCGTTCCCTCGCAACCCAATTTCGCCAACCGCAGCATGTCCAACTTCGGCTGCGGCGTGAATTCGAACCTCGCGATGCAAGTCGCCAACCCCGAGGACCTGGTCCACGGGCGCGAAGGCTCGGCCTCGGTCGATGCGATCGCGGGCGCCAAGGCAATTGCGATGTACCGCGGCTGGCCGCTGACCGGCGTCATCGACGGTCAGACCCGGCGGCCTCTCACGACTGTCGAGCAGAGCACGAAGGGCAATTAA
- a CDS encoding type II secretion system F family protein, whose translation MFLYLILIAVGVALLLLLLKLASGPSPSKSLKRRMELVKERHAEGVTAAAQAQIRKLMAARASRIDGFASSIIPRPALLRKRLEMTGKNISLAKYAAISLGITGIVTMLLMFRGAPFFLSFFVGLFFGVGVPHFIIGFLIKRRINKFTANFPDAIELMVRGLRSGLPISETLGVVASEIGGPVGIEFRTVADKMKIGRTMEAALQETADRLGTPEFQFFVITLAIQRETGGNLAETLSNLADVLRKRSQMKLKIKAMSSESKASAYIVGSLPFVVFGLVWMINPGYMGNFFVDQRLIVAGMGGLVWMGIGVFIMAKMVNFEI comes from the coding sequence ATGTTTCTCTATCTGATCCTCATCGCCGTCGGCGTGGCGCTGCTGCTGCTTCTGTTGAAACTGGCCAGCGGGCCGTCGCCGTCGAAATCGCTCAAGCGCCGCATGGAGCTGGTCAAGGAGCGTCATGCGGAGGGCGTCACCGCCGCCGCGCAGGCGCAGATCCGCAAGCTCATGGCCGCCCGCGCCAGCCGCATCGACGGCTTTGCGTCCTCGATCATCCCGCGCCCGGCGTTGCTGCGCAAGCGGCTGGAGATGACCGGCAAGAACATCTCGCTGGCGAAATATGCCGCGATCTCGCTTGGCATCACCGGCATCGTGACGATGCTGCTGATGTTCCGCGGGGCGCCCTTCTTCCTCAGTTTCTTCGTCGGCCTGTTCTTCGGCGTCGGCGTGCCGCACTTCATCATCGGCTTCCTGATCAAGCGGCGCATCAACAAGTTCACTGCCAATTTCCCGGACGCCATCGAACTGATGGTTCGCGGCCTGCGGTCGGGCCTTCCGATCAGCGAAACGCTGGGCGTGGTCGCGTCGGAAATCGGCGGCCCGGTCGGGATCGAGTTCCGTACCGTCGCCGACAAGATGAAGATCGGCCGGACGATGGAAGCCGCGCTGCAGGAAACCGCGGACCGGCTCGGCACGCCCGAATTCCAGTTCTTCGTCATCACGCTGGCGATCCAGCGGGAAACCGGCGGCAACCTGGCGGAAACGCTGTCGAACCTTGCCGACGTGTTGCGCAAGCGGTCGCAGATGAAGCTCAAGATCAAGGCAATGAGCTCCGAATCCAAGGCTTCGGCCTATATCGTCGGATCGCTTCCGTTCGTGGTCTTCGGCCTCGTGTGGATGATCAACCCTGGATACATGGGCAACTTCTTCGTCGACCAGCGCCTGATCGTGGCTGGCATGGGCGGGCTCGTGTGGATGGGCATCGGCGTGTTCATCATGGCCAAGATGGTCAACTTCGAGATCTAG
- the glyS gene encoding glycine--tRNA ligase subunit beta has protein sequence MDEQERMGGVTGTTADFLLELRCEEIPARMQAGARNDLARLFAAELDKAGLQSTGITTFSTPRRLALVAAGLALETSARSEELKGPRTSAPPQALEGFLRKTGLTQDQLEDRDGVWFANLATPGQPTRDLVGPMIERIVRTFPWPKSMRWGDASGSSESLRWVRPLHGIVAILGEDVIAATVDGIESGAATLGHRFHRPGQITIGGAHDYVEKLRACHVVVDQDERETIIRDGAAAAARAAGLTLIEDEGLVVENAGLTEWPVPLLGRFDPDYLDVPREVIVLTMRTNQKYFACAGDDGGLAPAFVCTANIDATDGGAAIVEGNRKVLAARLADARFFWEQDLKAPLDSYLPKLDGMLFYEGMGSLRAKADRIADLAARLTAAYFPDRDPETSRRAGLLAKADLATGMVGEFPELQGIMGGYYAERGGEKPGTVAALQQQYVGAVEGCIPAAVALADRLDTLAAFFARGIRPTGSKDPFALRRAASQVIQTILVNGTRLSLRDALGMARDGLGTDGAKLDTGDLVDFFADRLKVQQREAGVRHDLIDAVFALGGEDDLVRLLARVRALQDFVETAEGRDLLAGYKRAANILRKENWTGSQGRTSRGAQGIAQTGEEDPLALVDEPGMREVVAAMVAERSGADLPEEEALEDALDQAEPKAAAAINAEDFTAAMAALASLRGPIDTFFDKVTVNDADPARRKRRLNLLLRFRDAVDGVADFSKIEG, from the coding sequence ATGGATGAACAAGAACGGATGGGCGGCGTGACCGGCACCACGGCCGACTTCCTGCTCGAACTGCGTTGCGAGGAAATTCCGGCCCGCATGCAGGCCGGGGCGCGCAACGACCTTGCCCGGCTGTTCGCGGCGGAGCTCGACAAGGCCGGCCTGCAAAGCACCGGCATCACCACTTTTTCGACGCCGCGGCGGCTGGCGCTGGTGGCCGCCGGCCTCGCGCTCGAAACCTCGGCCCGCAGCGAGGAACTGAAGGGCCCGCGCACCTCCGCGCCGCCGCAGGCACTCGAAGGTTTCCTGCGCAAGACGGGGCTGACGCAGGATCAGCTTGAAGATCGCGACGGCGTCTGGTTCGCCAATCTCGCGACGCCGGGCCAGCCGACGCGCGATCTTGTCGGCCCGATGATCGAGCGCATCGTGCGCACGTTTCCCTGGCCCAAGTCGATGCGCTGGGGCGACGCCTCGGGCAGCAGCGAAAGCCTGCGTTGGGTGCGCCCGCTGCACGGCATCGTCGCCATCCTCGGTGAAGACGTCATCGCCGCGACCGTCGACGGGATCGAAAGCGGCGCGGCGACGCTCGGCCACCGCTTCCACCGCCCGGGGCAGATCACCATCGGCGGCGCGCACGATTACGTCGAAAAGCTGCGCGCCTGCCACGTCGTCGTCGACCAGGACGAACGCGAAACCATCATCCGCGACGGCGCCGCCGCGGCGGCACGAGCCGCGGGCCTTACGCTGATCGAGGACGAAGGGCTGGTGGTCGAAAATGCGGGCCTGACCGAATGGCCGGTGCCGCTGCTGGGCCGTTTCGATCCCGACTATCTCGACGTGCCGCGCGAAGTGATCGTGCTGACCATGCGCACCAACCAGAAATATTTTGCCTGCGCGGGCGATGACGGCGGGCTTGCCCCGGCCTTCGTCTGCACCGCCAACATCGACGCCACCGACGGCGGCGCCGCCATCGTCGAAGGCAATCGCAAGGTGCTCGCCGCACGCCTCGCCGACGCCCGCTTCTTTTGGGAACAGGACCTGAAGGCGCCGCTAGACAGCTACCTGCCGAAGCTCGACGGGATGCTGTTCTACGAAGGCATGGGCTCGCTTCGCGCCAAGGCCGACCGCATCGCCGATCTCGCCGCCCGCCTGACCGCGGCTTACTTCCCGGACCGTGATCCCGAAACGTCGCGCCGCGCGGGCCTGCTGGCCAAGGCGGACCTTGCGACCGGAATGGTCGGCGAATTTCCCGAGCTGCAGGGGATCATGGGCGGCTATTATGCCGAACGCGGGGGTGAAAAGCCCGGCACTGTTGCGGCGCTTCAGCAGCAATATGTGGGGGCGGTCGAAGGGTGCATTCCGGCGGCCGTCGCACTGGCCGACCGGCTCGACACGCTCGCCGCCTTTTTCGCGCGCGGCATTCGCCCGACGGGGTCGAAGGATCCGTTCGCGCTGCGCCGCGCCGCGTCGCAGGTGATCCAGACGATCCTCGTCAACGGGACGCGCCTCTCGCTGCGCGACGCGCTCGGCATGGCCAGGGATGGCCTTGGCACGGACGGCGCGAAGCTCGACACCGGCGACCTGGTCGACTTCTTCGCCGATCGCCTCAAGGTCCAGCAGCGCGAAGCGGGCGTCCGCCACGACCTCATCGACGCGGTGTTCGCGCTGGGCGGGGAGGACGACCTCGTCCGCCTGCTGGCACGGGTGCGCGCGTTGCAGGACTTCGTCGAAACGGCGGAGGGTAGGGACCTGTTGGCCGGCTACAAGCGCGCGGCGAATATCCTACGGAAGGAAAACTGGACCGGATCGCAGGGCCGGACTTCGCGCGGCGCGCAGGGCATCGCGCAGACCGGCGAGGAAGATCCGCTGGCGCTGGTCGACGAACCGGGCATGCGCGAAGTGGTCGCGGCGATGGTCGCGGAGCGATCGGGCGCCGACCTGCCGGAGGAAGAGGCGCTCGAAGACGCGCTCGACCAGGCCGAGCCGAAGGCGGCCGCGGCGATCAATGCGGAAGATTTCACTGCCGCGATGGCGGCGCTGGCGTCGTTGCGCGGGCCGATCGACACCTTTTTCGACAAGGTCACGGTCAACGATGCCGACCCGGCGCGGCGCAAGCGCCGGCTCAACCTGCTACTTCGCTTCCGCGACGCGGTCGACGGCGTCGCGGACTTCTCGAAGATCGAGGGCTAA
- a CDS encoding pilus assembly protein CpaE gives MNAPFQARAGLRDPFTAFVCDDATADMLRPVAVEHGWSPEKVNKGGLRNAVQSLSVSASPNILFVDLSESADPLTDINSLAEVCEPGTIVIAAGQVNDVRLYRDLVASGIHDYLLKPFTVDQLRDSFAHAQAILSGPRGEAQVDKPHVMAAVIGVRGGVGASTMATSLAWMLGEKSHRSTALLDLDVHFGTGALALDLEPGRGLTDAIENPSRIDGLFIERAMVRANERLSVLSAEAPIHQPLVTDGTAFFHLQEEMRNAFESTVMDLPRHMLIQHPHLVHDAHVAVVVAELTLAGTRDAIRILAWLKSNAPQTRVFVVANKVPNGGALEINRKDFEQSIERPVDLVFALDSKLAAQSAKLGKPLAEVASGKAAAPFNSLVNLVLSHATEDGAGEAQGKADGGSKSLVTNLKSMLAKPKAKAA, from the coding sequence ATGAATGCTCCGTTTCAAGCACGCGCCGGCTTGCGCGACCCGTTCACCGCCTTCGTTTGCGATGACGCGACCGCCGACATGCTTCGCCCGGTTGCGGTGGAGCATGGGTGGAGCCCGGAAAAGGTCAACAAGGGCGGCCTGCGCAACGCGGTGCAGTCGCTGTCCGTGTCCGCCAGCCCGAACATCCTGTTCGTCGACCTGAGCGAATCCGCCGATCCGCTGACCGACATCAACTCGCTCGCCGAAGTGTGCGAGCCTGGGACGATCGTGATCGCGGCCGGCCAGGTGAATGACGTCCGCCTGTATCGCGACCTCGTCGCCAGCGGCATTCACGATTACCTGCTCAAGCCGTTCACGGTCGACCAGCTGCGCGACAGCTTTGCGCATGCCCAGGCGATCCTGTCGGGACCGCGCGGCGAAGCGCAGGTCGACAAGCCGCACGTCATGGCCGCCGTGATCGGCGTCCGCGGCGGTGTCGGCGCCTCGACCATGGCGACCTCGCTGGCCTGGATGCTGGGTGAAAAGTCGCACCGCTCCACGGCGCTGCTCGACCTCGACGTCCATTTCGGCACCGGTGCGCTGGCACTCGACCTCGAGCCTGGCCGCGGCCTGACCGACGCGATCGAAAACCCGAGCCGCATCGACGGCCTGTTCATCGAACGTGCCATGGTCCGCGCCAACGAACGGCTGTCCGTGCTGTCGGCGGAAGCGCCGATCCACCAGCCGCTGGTCACCGACGGCACCGCTTTCTTCCACCTGCAGGAAGAAATGCGCAACGCCTTCGAATCGACCGTCATGGACCTGCCGCGGCACATGCTGATCCAGCATCCGCACCTGGTGCACGACGCACACGTCGCGGTCGTCGTGGCCGAGCTGACGCTGGCCGGCACCCGCGATGCCATCCGCATCCTTGCGTGGCTGAAGTCAAACGCGCCGCAGACCCGCGTGTTCGTCGTCGCCAACAAGGTGCCGAACGGCGGCGCGCTGGAAATCAATCGCAAGGATTTCGAACAGTCGATCGAACGCCCTGTCGACCTCGTCTTCGCGCTCGACTCCAAGCTTGCGGCCCAGTCGGCCAAGCTCGGCAAGCCGCTTGCGGAAGTCGCGTCGGGCAAGGCGGCCGCGCCGTTCAACAGCCTCGTCAACCTGGTGCTCAGCCACGCCACCGAAGACGGTGCCGGCGAAGCCCAGGGCAAGGCCGACGGCGGTTCGAAGTCGCTGGTAACCAACCTCAAGTCGATGCTGGCCAAGCCCAAAGCGAAGGCAGCGTGA
- a CDS encoding ATP-dependent helicase, translating to MPDLPATTPEPGYLHGLNPPQREAVLTTEGPVLVLAGAGTGKTAALTARLAHLIASRKAWPSQILSVTFTNKAAREMKERVSAISGGAIEGMPWLGTFHSVAARMLRAHAELVGLKSNFTILDTDDQLRVLKQLIQAANLDDKRWPARQLAGMIDRWKNRGWTPPQVDAGEAEAFGPGRGRELYAAYQERLKTLNACDFGDLLLHMLHIFRTQPDVLESYRDRFRYILVDEYQDTNSSQYEWLKLLAEPRRNLCCVGDDDQSIYSWRGAEVANILKFEQDFPGAAIIRLEQNYRSTGHILSAADGVIGNNSGRLGKTLWTDAGEGEKVRVIGVWDGPEEARRIGEEIEGVQARGLNLSQIAILVRAQFQTRELEERFIAIGLPYQIIGGFRFYERAEIRDALAYLRLIHQPADDLAFERIVNQPKRGLGDKALATIHAAARAQRQPLLMAAATLLDSDELQARARNSLGRFIGDVARWRKLADDLPHAELARTVLDESGYTAMLQADRSAEAAGRLENLAELARAMEEYDNLPDFLEHVSLVMDNDEDRDREKVTIMTIHAAKGLEFDTVFLPGWEEGIFPSQRALDEGGLASLEEERRLAYVAITRAKRRQTVLHAANRRIYGQWTSSLPSRFVGELPEAHTESETTMSGGESLWRAQWSERADPFAHLGPAQAMRSSTRGPGWQRAASSGRFSPEPQRVIEARASAVSLGNKGRGDVAVGQRVFHDKFGHGTIQAIEGNKLEIDFEKAGLKKVLDSFISVD from the coding sequence GTGCCCGATCTGCCCGCCACGACTCCCGAGCCCGGCTACCTCCACGGCCTCAATCCGCCGCAGCGCGAGGCCGTGCTGACCACCGAAGGCCCGGTGCTGGTGCTGGCCGGCGCGGGCACCGGCAAGACCGCGGCACTGACCGCCCGGCTCGCCCACCTGATCGCCAGCCGCAAGGCGTGGCCCAGCCAGATCCTCAGCGTTACCTTCACCAACAAGGCCGCGCGCGAGATGAAGGAGCGCGTGTCCGCCATTTCCGGCGGCGCGATCGAGGGCATGCCGTGGCTCGGCACCTTCCATTCGGTCGCCGCGCGGATGCTGCGCGCCCATGCCGAGCTGGTCGGGCTGAAAAGCAATTTCACCATCCTCGACACCGACGACCAGCTGCGCGTGCTCAAGCAGCTGATCCAGGCCGCCAACCTCGACGACAAGCGCTGGCCGGCGCGCCAGCTGGCGGGGATGATCGACCGCTGGAAGAACCGTGGCTGGACCCCGCCGCAGGTCGATGCAGGAGAGGCGGAGGCCTTCGGCCCGGGCCGCGGCCGCGAGCTCTATGCCGCCTATCAGGAGCGGCTGAAGACCCTGAACGCCTGCGACTTCGGCGACCTGCTGCTGCACATGCTGCACATCTTCCGCACGCAGCCCGACGTGCTGGAAAGCTATCGCGACCGCTTCCGCTACATCCTCGTCGACGAATATCAGGATACCAACAGCTCGCAGTACGAATGGCTCAAGCTGCTGGCCGAACCGCGCCGCAACCTGTGCTGCGTCGGCGACGACGACCAGTCGATCTATTCCTGGCGCGGCGCCGAAGTCGCCAACATCCTCAAGTTCGAACAGGATTTTCCCGGCGCGGCGATCATCCGGCTGGAACAGAATTACCGCTCGACCGGCCACATCCTGTCCGCCGCGGACGGGGTCATCGGCAACAACAGCGGCCGGCTCGGCAAGACCTTGTGGACCGACGCCGGGGAGGGCGAGAAGGTCCGCGTCATCGGCGTCTGGGACGGGCCGGAGGAAGCGCGCCGCATCGGCGAGGAAATCGAAGGCGTCCAGGCGCGCGGGCTCAACCTGTCGCAGATCGCGATCCTCGTCCGCGCCCAGTTCCAGACCCGCGAGCTGGAGGAGCGGTTCATCGCCATCGGCCTGCCGTACCAGATCATCGGCGGCTTCCGCTTCTACGAACGGGCCGAGATCCGCGACGCGCTGGCCTATCTTCGGCTGATCCACCAGCCCGCCGACGACCTTGCCTTCGAACGCATCGTCAACCAGCCCAAGCGCGGCCTTGGCGACAAGGCGCTGGCGACGATCCACGCCGCCGCCCGGGCGCAGCGGCAACCGCTGCTGATGGCCGCCGCGACCCTGCTCGACAGCGACGAGCTGCAGGCCCGCGCCCGCAATTCCCTTGGCCGGTTCATCGGCGACGTCGCCCGCTGGCGCAAACTGGCCGACGACCTGCCGCATGCGGAGCTCGCCCGCACTGTGCTCGACGAAAGCGGCTACACCGCGATGCTCCAGGCCGATCGCTCCGCGGAGGCTGCCGGCCGGCTGGAAAACCTCGCCGAACTGGCGCGCGCGATGGAGGAATATGACAACCTCCCGGACTTCCTCGAACATGTCAGCCTGGTGATGGACAATGACGAGGATCGCGACCGCGAAAAGGTCACGATCATGACCATTCACGCCGCCAAGGGGCTGGAATTCGACACCGTCTTCCTGCCCGGCTGGGAAGAAGGCATCTTCCCCTCGCAACGCGCGCTCGACGAAGGCGGGCTGGCCAGTCTCGAGGAGGAACGGCGGCTGGCCTATGTCGCCATCACCCGCGCCAAGCGCCGGCAGACCGTGCTCCACGCCGCCAACCGCCGCATCTACGGCCAGTGGACCAGCAGCTTGCCCAGCCGCTTCGTCGGCGAATTGCCCGAAGCGCACACCGAATCCGAAACCACGATGAGCGGCGGCGAAAGCCTGTGGCGCGCGCAATGGTCGGAACGCGCCGACCCCTTCGCCCACCTCGGCCCGGCCCAGGCGATGCGCTCCAGCACGCGCGGCCCCGGCTGGCAGCGCGCGGCCTCGTCCGGCCGCTTCAGCCCCGAACCGCAACGCGTGATCGAAGCGCGCGCCTCCGCCGTCTCGCTCGGCAACAAGGGTCGCGGCGACGTCGCCGTCGGCCAGCGCGTCTTCCACGACAAGTTCGGCCACGGCACCATCCAGGCGATCGAGGGCAACAAGCTTGAAATCGACTTCGAAAAGGCCGGGCTGAAAAAGGTGCTCGACAGCTTCATCAGCGTGGATTGA
- a CDS encoding GNAT family N-acetyltransferase, with product MTDQPAVRDNTDKHRFEIDLGDGDFAIAEYRLHGDDILFTHTLVPETHEGQGLGTALIKAALASARKRGLKVHPHCKFFAAYMKEHADVQDLLTPEWRAKLGVE from the coding sequence ATGACCGACCAGCCCGCCGTCCGCGACAACACGGACAAGCATCGCTTCGAAATCGACCTTGGCGACGGCGACTTTGCCATCGCCGAATACCGGCTCCACGGCGACGACATCCTGTTCACCCACACGCTCGTGCCGGAAACGCACGAAGGGCAGGGGCTGGGCACCGCGCTGATCAAGGCCGCACTGGCTTCGGCGCGGAAACGCGGGCTCAAGGTTCATCCGCACTGCAAGTTTTTCGCCGCCTACATGAAGGAGCATGCCGACGTGCAGGACCTGCTCACTCCGGAATGGCGGGCGAAGCTCGGCGTCGAATAA